The genomic DNA GGGGAGACGATGGCTGCCATGATAAAGGAGGCCGAAAAGGCCAAACCACTGTAAATGCTTAGTTCACTGTGCGTGTAGTTTCCCAAAGTTTCAATGTATAAAGAAAGAAAGGGCATTAATTCGCTAAACCCCATACTGGTCAGAAATAAACCGACCCACAGGGCGATTAGGTTTCGGTGCCAAATTTGCTTGGGGACCGTAAAGGCGGGTTGTTCGGCCGATTCTGATTCAGCTTCACTCATACAGACGCCTCCTGTCGTGCTTGTTGCATGGTTGTTAACCACAATGGCAGGGCGGTGTTTAGCATTTCGTAGGTGGTTTCAAACTTGTGTGTATACCAGGGATCGGCAATGCTAACCCCTTGTTTTCCGGGCACGATGTCCAGACACAGGTGAACCTTACTACGTTCCCTAGCGGGCAGTAAACGCTGTACGGCAGCCAGGTTAGCGGTATCCATGGTAATAATGTAATCAGCGTTGTGACAATCTGCCTGAGTAATCTGGTGCGCCCGGTGGTCACTAGCATCTAAGTGATGATGTTGTAGCACGGCT from Fructilactobacillus ixorae includes the following:
- a CDS encoding low molecular weight protein-tyrosine-phosphatase: MQPTNVLFVCLGNICRSPMAEAMFTQLVADHDLSDDYVITSAATSTEEVGNPPHPDALAVLQHHHLDASDHRAHQITQADCHNADYIITMDTANLAAVQRLLPARERSKVHLCLDIVPGKQGVSIADPWYTHKFETTYEMLNTALPLWLTTMQQARQEASV